The DNA region AGTGAGGATCCCTGGCGCTATGAGGTGGCGATTGCCGAAGTGGAAACCCTGATCAATCAGATTGAATCGGGGGATCTGGATCTGGCGGAAGTGGTGGAACGCTTTCAGCAGGCTGCCCAAACCTTGAAAACCTGTGAAGCCTTTTTACAGGAAAAGCGCCGGCAGGTGGAAATTATTATTGAGCAACTGGATGAAACATATCCAACAGAGGATCTGGAGGAGTTTTAGGGATCCCTGCCCCAGTCTCGATCCTACGGATTTCCCCCATTCCCACCCCAATGTCCTGATTCTGATGCACTGATTTTTACTGATTTTTCCAGAGAGGCTGACTCAACCATGTCCGCGAAGATCCTGGATGGCAAAGCCCTAGCGGCTC from Thermostichus vulcanus str. 'Rupite' includes:
- the xseB gene encoding exodeoxyribonuclease VII small subunit, with the translated sequence MKRRKSEDPWRYEVAIAEVETLINQIESGDLDLAEVVERFQQAAQTLKTCEAFLQEKRRQVEIIIEQLDETYPTEDLEEF